One region of Citrus sinensis cultivar Valencia sweet orange chromosome 6, DVS_A1.0, whole genome shotgun sequence genomic DNA includes:
- the LOC102610794 gene encoding uncharacterized protein LOC102610794 produces the protein MNFRSLDEFWAFYVNQHSKPSTRRWHFVGTLISIFFLLLSVFFSWCFLVFVPIFGYGFAWYSHFFVEGNVPATFGHPFWSVLCDFKMFGLMLTGKMDREIKRLGKRPVLQVF, from the coding sequence ATGAATTTCAGGAGTTTGGATGAATTTTGGGCTTTCTATGTGAACCAACACTCAAAACCTTCTACTAGGCGATGGCACTTTGTGGGCACACTCAtaagtattttctttttgctatTATCTGTATTTTTTAGTTGGtgctttttggtttttgtgcCAATCTTTGGTTACGGGTTTGCATGGTATAGccatttttttgttgaaggaAATGTTCCTGCAACTTTTGGGCATCCATTTTGGTCGGTTTTATGTGATTTCAAGATGTTTGGATTGATGCTTACTGGGAAAATGGATAGAGAGATCAAGAGGCTTGGCAAGAGGCCTGTTTTGCAGGTCTTTTGA